The following nucleotide sequence is from Streptomyces sp. HUAS CB01.
AGGCATCCACCGTGCGCCCTTAAAAACTTGGCCACAGATGCTCGCGTCCACTGTGCAGTTCTCAAGCAACGACCAGCCACCCATCACCCCGCCACAACAAGCAGCGAGTTCACCGGGGCCGGCGCAAGAAGGGCAGACATCAAGTCCGCACCCTCAGACACCCAACAGCGTGCCCGACACCCTCACCCGATCCCCGTCCCGTTCCACGCTCCGAAGAGCAGTACTAGGCAACCGGGGAAACCGGTCGAGTGTGCCGAGTAGTCAACGTTCCACCCATGAGCTGACCACCGTCGGACGTTTGCCGACGTAGTGGCTCTGGATTCCTTGCGGAATCTAGATGCTCCTTAGAAAGGAGGTGATCCAGCCGCACCTTCCGGTACGGCTACCTTGTTACGACTTCGTCCCAATCGCCAGTCCCACCTTCGACGGCTCCCTCCCAAGGGTTGGGCCACCGGCTTCGGGTGTTACCGACTTTCGTGACGTGACGGGCGGTGTGTACAAGGCCCGGGAACGTATTCACCGCAGCAATGCTGATCTGCGATTACTAGCGACTCCGACTTCATGGGGTCGAGTTGCAGACCCCAATCCGAACTGAGACCGGCTTTTTGAGATTCGCTCCACCTCGCGGTATCGCAGCTCATTGTACCGGCCATTGTAGCACGTGTGCAGCCCAAGACATAAGGGGCATGATGACTTGACGTCGTCCCCACCTTCCTCCGAGTTGACCCCGGCGGTCTCCTGTGAGTCCCCGGCATGATCCGCTGGCAACACAGGACAGGGGTTGCGCTCGTTGCGGGACTTAACCCAACATCTCACGACACGAGCTGACGACAGCCATGCACCACCTGTACACCGACCACAAGGGGGGCACCATCTCTGATGCTTTCCGGTGTATGTCAAGCCTTGGTAAGGTTCTTCGCGTTGCGTCGAATTAAGCCACATGCTCCGCCGCTTGTGCGGGCCCCCGTCAATTCCTTTGAGTTTTAGCCTTGCGGCCGTACTCCCCAGGCGGGGCACTTAATGCGTTAGCTGCGGCACGGACGACGTGGAATGTCGCCCACACCTAGTGCCCAACGTTTACGGCGTGGACTACCAGGGTATCTAATCCTGTTCGCTCCCCACGCTTTCGCTCCTCAGCGTCAGTATCGGCCCAGAGATCCGCCTTCGCCACCGGTGTTCCTCCTGATATCTGCGCATTTCACCGCTACACCAGGAATTCCGATCTCCCCTACCGAACTCTAGCCTGCCCGTATCGACTGCAGACCCGGGGTTAAGCCCCGGGCTTTCACAACCGACGTGACAAGCCGCCTACGAGCTCTTTACGCCCAATAATTCCGGACAACGCTCGCGCCCTACGTATTACCGCGGCTGCTGGCACGTAGTTAGCCGGCGCTTCTTCTGCAGGTACCGTCACTTTCGCTTCTTCCCTGCTGAAAGAGGTTTACAACCCGAAGGCCGTCATCCCTCACGCGGCGTCGCTGCATCAGGCTTTCGCCCATTGTGCAATATTCCCCACTGCTGCCTCCCGTAGGAGTCTGGGCCGTGTCTCAGTCCCAGTGTGGCCGGTCGCCCTCTCAGGCCGGCTACCCGTCGTCGCCTTGGTAGGCCATCACCCCACCAACAAGCTGATAGGCCGCGGGCTCATCCTGCACCGCCGGAGCTTTCCACCACCGAGGATGCCCTCAGTGGTCGTATCCGGTATTAGACCCCGTTTCCAGGGCTTGTCCCAGAGTGCAGGGCAGATTGCCCACGTGTTACTCACCCGTTCGCCACTAATCCCCTCCCGAAGGAGGTTCATCGTTCGACTTGCATGTGTTAAGCACGCCGCCAGCGTTCGTCCTGAGCCAGGATCAAACTCTCCGTGAATGCTTCCCCGTGATCGGGGCGAACACATCACGAGAGCGGAACCAGGAAGAGGAATAGTCTTCCCGGTTCACAGCGTCCTCGCTGTGTTTTCTTCAAAGGAACCTCGACCATCCGAACGGATGGACGGGGTATCAACATATCTGGCGTTGACTTTTGGCACGCTGTTGAGTTCTCAAGGAACGGACGCTTCCTTCGTACTCACCCGCAGAACATTCTCTCGGGCTTTCCTCCGGGCGCTTCCCTTCGGTGTTTCCAACCCTACCAGATCCGTTTTCCGTTCCGTTCCCGGTTCGGAATTCATTTCCGGTGGCCGTTGGAGGGCCTTTTGTCTTTCGACGTTCTCGACGTTATCAGAATCTTTTGCGACCGAGCTAATCGGCTTCGCGATCCGGATAAGGATTCGAGAGCGGCTCCACGGAAATGTGATTTCCGGTGAGAGCGAGAGAGATTCTAGATGGTGACACTCGAAGCTGTCCACTCCGAGGCAACCGTTTGAATCTACCTCCCCACGCGTCCCGTGTCAACGGTTCTCGTGGGCGAAGAGGAGACTAGCAGCTCGCACCCCGTGGTCGCACATCAGCCGGCCGTCGGTACCTCGGCGCTGCGGTCCGAGGCGTCGATGTCGCCTGTATCGCCTGCTCGGGCGGCCCGGCCGCCGAGGACGTACACGTACGTCAGGAACGCCAGCTCGGCGACGATTCCGATGGTGATCCGGGCCCAGGTCGGGAGGCCCGAGGGGGTCACGAAGCCCTCGATCACGCCCGAGACGAAGAGGACCAGGGCCAGGCCGATCGCCATGCCGATCGCGGCACGGCCCTGCTGGGCGAGCGCGGCCCGCCGCGTCATCGGTCCCGGGTCGATGACTGTCCAACCGAGGCGCAGACCTGTGCCGGCGGCGACGAAGACGGCGGTGAGTTCGAGGAGACCGTGCGGGAGGACGAGTCCCAGGAAGGTGTCGAGTCGTCCGGCGGACGACATCAGACCGATGCCGATGCCGAGGTTGGCCATGTTGAGGAAGAGGATCCAGAGCACCGGCACACAGAGGAAGGCGCCGAGGACGAGGCACAGCGCGGCAGCCCGGGCGTTGTTCGTCCAGACCTGGGCGGCGAACGACGCCGCGGGGTGGCTGGAGTAGTACGTCTCGTACTGCCCGCCGGGACGGGTGAGCTCGCGCAGCTGGTCCGGGGCGGCGATGGCCGCCTGGATCTCGGGGTGGGTGCCGATCCACCAGCCGATGACGGCGGCGAGGAGCGTGGAGAGGACCGCGGTGGGGACCCACCAGTGCCGGGAGCGGTAGACAGCCGCCGGAAAGCCCTCGGTCAGGAAGCGGACCGCATCCCTCCATGAGGCCCGGCGGGTTCCGGTGACGACCGCACGGGCACGGGCGACGAGTTGGGTCAGCCTGGCCGTGATCACGGGGTCCGGGGCACTGGACTGGATCAGTGAGAGATGGGTGGCGGTGCACTGGTAGAGCGCGACGAGCTCGTCCGCCTCGGCGCCGGTGAGCCGGCGTCCGCGGCCCAGGAGGTGGTCCAGGCGCTCCCACTCTGCCCGGTGGGTCATGACGAAGACGTCGAGGTCCATTATCGGCTGCTGCTCCAGGCACTGATCCGGCCCGATACGGGGGCGGGGCGTACAACGACTCGTACAACTGCTCGTACTACTGCGGTGCGCTTGCGGGTCAGCTTGGCAGACTTGCGTATCGAGGGGTCGCGAAGGTCGAGGAACGTCTCGAGGGCAGTGGAGAGGGTGGGCGCCGTGAGCGGGGTTGTGACCGGGGATGCCGTCGTACTGGGGCTTCGTCCGGCGAGGCTGCCGAGCC
It contains:
- a CDS encoding stage II sporulation protein M, translated to MDLDVFVMTHRAEWERLDHLLGRGRRLTGAEADELVALYQCTATHLSLIQSSAPDPVITARLTQLVARARAVVTGTRRASWRDAVRFLTEGFPAAVYRSRHWWVPTAVLSTLLAAVIGWWIGTHPEIQAAIAAPDQLRELTRPGGQYETYYSSHPAASFAAQVWTNNARAAALCLVLGAFLCVPVLWILFLNMANLGIGIGLMSSAGRLDTFLGLVLPHGLLELTAVFVAAGTGLRLGWTVIDPGPMTRRAALAQQGRAAIGMAIGLALVLFVSGVIEGFVTPSGLPTWARITIGIVAELAFLTYVYVLGGRAARAGDTGDIDASDRSAEVPTAG